The Pseudophryne corroboree isolate aPseCor3 chromosome 2, aPseCor3.hap2, whole genome shotgun sequence genome has a segment encoding these proteins:
- the NYX gene encoding nyctalopin yields the protein MSLTVAKEQIVFFFLILVVLFIQPLYAIWACFRSCPSSCACTQERNCSVLCDRIGLTEIPNEFPCEASFINLDKNNIKFLSELAFGTLPSLKCLSLSHNNISFITPGAFKGLPNLIELKMAHNEYIRYLHTQTFSALKKLVKLDLADCNLFNIPDRLFVELLFLRELMFFQNYFRRIPGAIRGMQSLTHVYLESNRIEAVAYNSLQDIPNLKYLNLQDNKINVIHDKSFQDCDKMEYLFLNDNLLNELPENSFKGLKRLKMLNLGGNFIHNVSRVWFQDLVELEVLYLDRNNISYIEEEAFENITSLVSLHLNSNNLASLSFEVFKPVYFIGRLYLFKNPWECDCRIEWLRDWMESYKLVRDIPCSSPASLAGIDLSDVSFKKSSEGVCLDPTEQNVTYYIPLPTERLQSTMESKLSSLISRLLMPRNYEDLGNITESSDNNTFLMASRRCRNLSWNGEKILIFQDFSAELSKARKDFAPICSQLVQDGCKFALLYPARLRIYDGASFTDFLNPADAKAYLEEYAAGAQFKSTPELHMADCD from the exons atgtccttgACAGTAGCCAAAGAACA aattgtttttttttttcttattctagTTGTCCTTTTCATCCAACCACTGTATGCCATATGGGCCTGTTTCCGCTCCTGTCCATCAAGTTGTGCATGTACTCAGGAACGAAACTGCTCTGTTCTATGTGATCGTATAGGACTAACAGAGATCCCTAATGAATTTCCATGTGAAGCATCCTTTATTAACCTAGATAAAAATAACATCAAATTTCTCTCAGAATTGGCCTTTGGGACCTTGCCGTCATTAAAATGTCTCTCACTTAGTCACAACAACATATCCTTCATCACTCCAGGAGCTTTCAAAGGATTACCCAATTTGATTGAACTAAAAATGGCTCATAATGAGTACATCCGTTATTTGCATACTCAAACATTCTCTGCTTTAAAGAAGTTAGTGAAGTTGGACTTAGCTGACTGCAATCTGTTCAACATCCCAGACAGGTTATTTGTGGAACTTCTATTTCTGCGTGAACTCATGTTTTTTCAAAATTATTTTCGTAGGATTCCAGGAGCTATCCGTGGTATGCAGAGCTTGACTCATGTTTACTTGGAAAGTAACAGGATTGAGGCAGTGGCCTACAATTCTCTTCAGGATATACCAAATCTAAAATATCTCAACCTTCAAGACAATAAGATAAATGTCATTCATGATAAGTCTTTCCAAGACTGTGACAAAATGGAGTACCTCTTTCTCAATGACAATTTATTGAATGAGTTACCAGAAAACTCCTTCAAAGGACTGAAAAGGTTAAAGATGCTAAATTTAGGTGGAAACTTTATACACAATGTCTCACGAGTTTGGTTTCAAGATCTAGTTGAGTTAGAAGTCCTTTATCTAGACCGGAATAATATAAGCTATATTGAGGAAGAGGCTTTTGAAAACATTACTAGCTTGGTATCTTTACACTTAAATAGCAACAACTTGGCATCTTTATCCTTTGAGGTTTTTAAACCAGTTTATTTTATTGGAAGACTTTATCTTTTTAAGAATCCTTGGGAATGTGACTGTCGGATTGAATGGTTAAGAGACTGGATGGAGAGCTATAAACTGGTACGGGATATACCCTGCTCATCACCTGCATCATTGGCAGGTATTGACCTTAGTGATGTCTCCTTTAAAAAGTCTTCTGAAGGAGTATGCCTTGATCCCACAGAACAAAATGTAACTTATTATATTCCACTTCCTACTGAAAGGCTTCAATCTACAATGGAATCAAAACTGAGCAGCCTTATATCCAGGCTGCTCATGCCCAGAAATTATGAAGATCTGGGGAATATAACAGAGAGTTCTGACAACAACACTTTTTTAATGG CTTCTCGTAGATGCAGAAATTTATCCTGGAATGGTGAAAAAATTCTCATTTTCCAAGACTTTTCGGCCGAACTGTCCAAAGCAAGAAAGGACTTTGCCCCCATTTGTTCACAGCTGGTGCAGGACGGATGCAAGTTTGCACTTCTATACCCAGCTCGCCTACGTATATATGACGGTGCCTCGTTTACCGATTTCTTAAACCCGGCAGATGCAAAAGCCTACCTGGAGGAATATGCTGCGGGAGCTCAGTTTAAGTCCACGCCTGAATTACACATGGCTGACTGTGATTGA